TGCGGTGGTCGTTGTTAGCTTGTTTGGCATATTTTTGGTTAATAAATTTAAAGGATAAAAATAGTGGTAACTTTAAAAGAAGCTTTGAAATTTTCAGCTGAAGAGATAAGAAATTTAAGAGCCGAGCTTGAGGCGAAGATCATAAAAGAAAAAGAGCTTGGCGCTTATGTCGAGCAGCTAGCAAATTTGGAGATCGCAAAACTAGGCGAGGGCGTGCCTATCGCTATAAAAGACAACATCCAGGTAAAAGGCTGGAATGTAACAAGTGCTTCAAAAATTTTGCAAGGCTATGTGGCACCATATAATGCAACTGTCATTGAGAAGCTACTTAGTAAAAATTTAGCTCCATTTGGCCGCACAAATATGGACGAATTTGCGATGGGAAGCACGACTGAGAGCTCATTTTACGGCAAGACTCTAAACCCACTAAATCATGCCCATGTACCAGGTGGCAGTAGTGGTGGCTCGGCAGCAGCAGTCGCAGCCGGTCTTGCAGTAGCAGCACTCGGAAGTGATACTGGTGGCTCGATCCGTCAGCCAGCGGCATTTTGTGGATGTGTGGGCTTTAAGCCAACCTACGGCAGAGTGAGTAGATATGGGCTTGGCGCTTACTCAAGCAGTCTTGATCAGATAGGACCGATCGCTCAAAACGTAGAAGACGCAGCCATTTTATATGACGTGATCGCTGGACACGACCCAAAAGATAGCACGAGCGCAGATGTACCATTTGTGAGCATTAGCGACAAGATAGATAGCGAGAAGAAGCTAAAAATTTGCGTTGTAAAAAACTATGTTGAAAACGCAAGCGAACAGACAAAAGTCGCTTTAAATTTAGCAATCGAGAAGCTAAAATCACACGGTCACAGTGTAACTTACACAAATTTTGAAGACTCAAAATATGACGTCGCAACCTACTACATAATAGCAACTGCAGAGGCAAGCGCAAATTTAAGCCGCTATGATGGCGTAAGATACGGCAGAAGAGCTGATGCTAAAAATTTAAAAGAGCTATATATTAACTCACGCTCTGAGGGTTTTGGTGAAGAGGTAAAAAGAAGAATTTTGCTTGGTACGTTTGTGTTAAGTAGCGGATACTACGATGCTTACTATATCAAAGCACAAAAAGCAAGAGCACATATAAAAGCTCAATACGAGAGAATTTTAGAAGAAAATGACCTGATATTTATGCCAGTAGCTCCGAGCACAGCCTATAAATTTGGAGCCCACAGTGATCCGCTACAAGCTTATCTAAGTGATATTTACACTATCAGCGTAAATTTAGCAGGCCTTCCAGCTATCTCTGTGCCAGTTGGCAAAGATGATCTAAATCTAAATATAAGCGCACATCTAATCGCAAAAGCATGGGATGAACAGACCTTGATAAATGGTGCCAAGAGCCTAGAAAATTTAATAAAAGGATAAAAATATGAAGATAGTAAAGAGAGCTTTAACATTTGAGGATGTGCTTCTTGTGCCTCAGTACTCTGAGATCTTACCAAAGCAAGTAAATGTTGCAAGCAGGATCAGCAAAAACGTCACTCTAAATATCCCAGTGGTCTCTGCTGCGATGGATACGGTGACTGAGCACAGAACTGCTATTATGATGGCAAGGCTTGGCGGTATAGGCGTAATACATAAAAATATGGACATCGAAAGCCAAGCAAAAGAGGTCAAACGTGTCAAGAAAAGCGAAAGTGGCGTCATCATCGATCCTATCTTTATAAATCCAGAAGCGACCGTGGCTGAAGCTTTAAGCCTTATGTCAGATCTTCATATTTCAGGCGTTCCAGTTATAGATAAGGACCGCAAACTAATAGGAATTTTAACAAATCGAGATCTTAGATTTGAAACAAATATGAGCACTTTGGTAAAAGACCGCATGACAAAAGCACCGCTTATCACTGCACCAAAGGGCTGCACACTTGATGATGCGGAGAAAATTTTCTCTCAAAATAGGGTTGAGAAGCTACCTATCGTTGATAAAGATGGCAGACTTGACGGGCTTATCACCATAAAAGATCTAAAAAAACGCAAAGAGTATCCAAACGCAAACAAAGACAGCTACGGCAGACTTCGCGTGGCTGCGGCTATTGGTGTGGGTCAGATAGAGCGTGCTAAAGCACTAGTTGATGCTGGCGTAGACGTCATCGTTATCGATTCGGCTCACGGCCACTCAAAGGGTATTATCGATACTTTAAGAGAGGTAAAGGCAAAATTCAAAGTTGATGTCGTAGCTGGCAATATTGCAAACCCAGCGGCTGTAAAAGACCTAGCAGAAGCAGGAGCGGACGGCATAAAAGTAGGTATTGGACCAGGATCAATATGCACCACAAGGATCGTTGCTGGTGTTGGTGTACCGCAAATTTCTGCCATTGACGACTGCGCAAGCGAAGCAGCAAAATATGGCATCCCAGTTATCGCAGATGGTGGTTTAAAATACTCAGGCGACGTGGCAAAAGCCCTTGCAGCAGGGGCAGCTTGCGTTATGGCGGGAAGCTTGCTTGCAGGTTGCGAGGAGAGCCCAGGCGAGCTTATAACATTTCAGGGTCGCCAGTACAAAGTATATCGCGGCATGGGCTCAATAGGCGCTATGACAAAGGGTAGCTCGGATCGCTACTTCCAAGAAGGCACCGCTCAAGACAAGCTTGTGCCTGAAGGTATCGAGGGTCGTGTGCCATTTGCTGGTAGCATAAAAGATGTGATACATCAGCTAATAGGCGGCCTAAGAAGCGCTATGGGCTATGTCGGTGCAAAAGATATCCCAACCCTTCAAGAAAAAGCTGAATTTGTCGAGATAACAAGCGCAGGACTAAAAGAGAGCCACGTTCACGACGTAGTTATTACTCACGAGGCACCAAACTACAAAGTTAATTAGTGTTAGACCTGCAAACTAGAACTATTAAATTTAACGAGCCACTCTATCTTGAGAGTGGCCGTATACTATCAAATTTCAAGCTTATTTATGAGACTTATGGCACGTTAAACGCCGATAAAAGCAACGTTATCGTGATCTGCCACGCTCTAACTGGCTCGCACCACGCAGCTGGCACTTACGCAGGCGATGAAAAAGCTGGCTGGTGGGACGGGTTAATA
The sequence above is drawn from the Campylobacter concisus genome and encodes:
- the gatA gene encoding Asp-tRNA(Asn)/Glu-tRNA(Gln) amidotransferase subunit GatA, with the translated sequence MVTLKEALKFSAEEIRNLRAELEAKIIKEKELGAYVEQLANLEIAKLGEGVPIAIKDNIQVKGWNVTSASKILQGYVAPYNATVIEKLLSKNLAPFGRTNMDEFAMGSTTESSFYGKTLNPLNHAHVPGGSSGGSAAAVAAGLAVAALGSDTGGSIRQPAAFCGCVGFKPTYGRVSRYGLGAYSSSLDQIGPIAQNVEDAAILYDVIAGHDPKDSTSADVPFVSISDKIDSEKKLKICVVKNYVENASEQTKVALNLAIEKLKSHGHSVTYTNFEDSKYDVATYYIIATAEASANLSRYDGVRYGRRADAKNLKELYINSRSEGFGEEVKRRILLGTFVLSSGYYDAYYIKAQKARAHIKAQYERILEENDLIFMPVAPSTAYKFGAHSDPLQAYLSDIYTISVNLAGLPAISVPVGKDDLNLNISAHLIAKAWDEQTLINGAKSLENLIKG
- the guaB gene encoding IMP dehydrogenase — translated: MKIVKRALTFEDVLLVPQYSEILPKQVNVASRISKNVTLNIPVVSAAMDTVTEHRTAIMMARLGGIGVIHKNMDIESQAKEVKRVKKSESGVIIDPIFINPEATVAEALSLMSDLHISGVPVIDKDRKLIGILTNRDLRFETNMSTLVKDRMTKAPLITAPKGCTLDDAEKIFSQNRVEKLPIVDKDGRLDGLITIKDLKKRKEYPNANKDSYGRLRVAAAIGVGQIERAKALVDAGVDVIVIDSAHGHSKGIIDTLREVKAKFKVDVVAGNIANPAAVKDLAEAGADGIKVGIGPGSICTTRIVAGVGVPQISAIDDCASEAAKYGIPVIADGGLKYSGDVAKALAAGAACVMAGSLLAGCEESPGELITFQGRQYKVYRGMGSIGAMTKGSSDRYFQEGTAQDKLVPEGIEGRVPFAGSIKDVIHQLIGGLRSAMGYVGAKDIPTLQEKAEFVEITSAGLKESHVHDVVITHEAPNYKVN